GGCGGTCCTCGCGGAGTTCGGGGACGTCGACGTGCTGGTCAACTCCGGTGCGGCCGCCGCGCGCAAGCCGTTTCTCGACCTCGAAGACGCGGAGTGGGACCACGTCCTCGACGTGCTTCTCACGGGCGTCTTCCGCTCGTGTCAGGTGTTCGCGAGAGAGATGACCGAAGGCAGCATCATCAACATCTCGTCGATGTCCGCGGACCTCGCACGCGCCCGGTTGATGCCGTACTGTACGGCCAAATCCGGGATCAACGCGCTGACGCGGTGTGCGGCCCGAGAGCTCGCACCGGACGTGCGGGTGAACGCCATCGCACCGGGGTTCGTGATGACGCCGCTCACCGAAGAAGCGTACGGCGAGGGAACGGCACTCCGCGCCGGCATCGACGAGCGCGCGTTGACCGGCCGCGTCGCCCGCCGCGAAGAGATCGTCGGGTCCGCGGTGTATCTCGCCAGCGACGCGGCGAGTTACACCACGGGAGAAGTGTTGTTCGTCGACGGCGGGTTCACCAGAAACGCCCTCTGATCACCCGAGCGTCGACGGCGCCTCGATTCCGTACTCCGCTCCGATCGCCGTCAGTTTCTCGAAGACGCTCCCGTTGACCGGCACGCCGCGCTCGCGGTTGGCGATGAGCGCTTTCGATTCGATTTCGCCGGGTAACATCACCTCTTCGACCCCGTCCTCCGTTTCGACGGCTTTCAGCCCCTCGATGAACCGGCCGACGTGCTTGAGGAACGCGTCGAGTTCCCTGAAGCGAGCGACGTCAATCGCGAGGTAGAAGTGACCGAGATCCATCGACTGGTCGTACTCGTCGTACAGCGACCCCACGTCGGCGCTGATGTTCGCACCCGACAGCACGCCGCTCAGGAGGTCGACGATAACTCCGAGACAGTACCCCTTCGGTCCGCCCAGGGGTCTGAGCGCCGTAATCTGGTTCGGGTCGGTGGTCGGGTTCCCCTCGGCGTCGACGCCCCACTCCTCCGGCACCGATTCTCCTTTCTCGGCCGCGACGTGGTCGATCTTTCCCATCGCGACGACGCTCGTGGCCATGTCGAGGGTGATGGGGTACTCGAGCGGAGACGGAACGGAGACCGATATCGGGTTCGTTCCGAGGTACGGCTGTTTCCCCCCGAACGGAATCACTTGGGCGGGGACGTTCGTCATCGCGAAGCCGATACAGCCGTGTTCGGCCGCCATCTCGGTGTAGTAGGCCGCGGTCCCGAAGTGGTTGCTGTGTCTGACGACGCCGACCGCGACGCCCGTCTCCGCCGCCATCTCGATGAGCCGTCGCATCGTCTCCGTTCCCGCGCTCTGTCCCGGGCCGTGGTCCGCATCGACGACTAACGCGCTCGGACCGCGTTGATCGAGGGTGATCTCCGGATCCGGATTGTATCCGCCCGCCTCGAGGTGCTCGACGTACGGTTCGAGTCGGGCGACGCCGTGCGAGTCGACCCCGCGGAGGTCCGCACGGACGAGCGCCTTCGCGACGGTCTCACAGTGCGGCGCGGTGAGACCCGCTGCCCCGAGGAGGTTTTCGGCGAACTGTTCGAGTACTTCCGGTTCGAATCGAAGCGTGTCTGCTCGTGTCATTACATTCAGCTCTCCTAAGCAGTATCCTCATATTAAGTGTTGGTATCGTACGGGTCCACGACGAGTCGCTCGCGTCGTGCTGGTGGACGAAGAGACCCACTAGGACGGCTCTGCGTCCACATCCGGTCGGAGTCGGCGCGGCTCTCTGTGCTGAGAAGCGACATGACTGTCCGTACCCAATGATTAATAGATAGGTATATATGCACCAGGAGCAACCGTTATGAACGTGAGTCATGACACAAGATAGCACCTCAAACGGGAGCGGCGGAAACGTGCGTCGGCGACGATTCCTACAGGGAGCGGGCGCGTCGAGCGTCGCTCTAATCGCCGGCTGTGCGGGCAGCGGTGACGGCGGAGACACCGGTAACGGGAACACCGACGGCGGCGACACCGAAACTGACGGCGGCGGAAGCGGCGGGACGACCACCGGTTCGACCGGACCGAAGTACGAGGGTCTCACGATTCGGTACTGGAACCGGTTCCACAACAACTCGGGCAGGGCGTCCGAATCGATCAAGAACGCGATCAGCAGGTTCGAGGACGAAACCGGCGCGACGGTCGAAGTGAACTACTCGGCGGGCGATCCGGGGCAACGTTGGCTCACCCTCGCGCGGGAGGGAGAGCGCCCCCACATCATGGACCAGGTGTCCGGATTCGTCGGACCGTTCGTCGAACTGGGTATCGCCAAGCCGTTCCCGGAGTATCGAGACCTCTTCAGCGACGAACTCCTCGACCGCACGTCGTGGCTGATGGACCCCCTCGGCGAGCAGGCGTACGGTGGCTACGACGGCATCGCTCACGAGTTCAAGTTCAGCAGCGAGCCGCCGCGACTCTTCCTCGCCCGGAGAGACCACTTGGAAGCGGCGGGGCTCGACCCGGAAAGCGACTTCCCGCCCACCGACTTCGAGGACAGCGTTCGCATCGCCGAGGCGCTTCAAGCGGACGGGCCGGGGAAGTACGGCTGGCAGATATACGGCTCCTCGGGCGACGTCACAGACACCTGTACCGAAGACTGGCCGGTCGCACAGGCGGGACAGGAGGGGAAAATCCTGAATCAGGACTGGACGGACACGCAGATCGACGGCGAGCCGATCAAGACGACCTACGAGAACTTCGTCTCGCTTCACGTCGAGCACGAACTCTCTAGTCCGGGGACGGTCTCGATGTCCGACGAGGACGGGACCCAACTCCTCATCAGGGGCGAAGCGAGCATGACGCAGGTGCCCGCCGCGACCTACGCGGACCTGCTCGCCAACGCCGAAGACCAGGTCATGAACGGCGACTTCGTCTTCGGGCCGGCGTGGAAGGGTGAATCCGGGTCGCGAGGGATCACGGGCGGCGACGGCGTCGTCTTCATCAATCCGCCGGACGGCGCGGACGAAGCCCAGTGGGACCGAGCGCACGAAGCGGCCGCCGACCTGCTCGAGAACTACCTCTATCATTCGATGGAGTTCCAGCGAACGATGTTCAGCACCATCGGCGGCGCAAACATCCGCGACGACGTCACCCCCGAGGACATCAGGGCGGCCGTCGACGACCCGGCGGGCTACGACCAAACGCAGATCATCGAGGCGACGAACACCTGCATCACCGACCAGGAGGGCTACTACATCCAGGAGGCGGCTCCCTTCTTCGGACAGATCCAAGGAGAGATCATGCCGGGGTACATCCAGCAGGCGCTCCAGGGGCAGATCACCGCGAGCGAGGCGCTCGACCGAGCCGCACAGGAGGCGCGCGATCAGTTCTTCTGATCTGATCGCCGCGGCCCGCGCGGAATCAGCGATACACAACCCATGACACACCCAACCTCATGTCGACTGTAAGAGTGAAACTGGACGTCGCCAGAGAGCGTCTCGATCACACGCGAGCGGCCTTCAGTCGCGATTGGTTGACGTACAGTATGCTGGCGCCCGTCCTCCTCATCATGGGAGTGCTCGTCTGGGGTTCGCTGCTCGACGGCATCTGGATGAGCTTTCACTCGTTCGACTTCCTCGGTCGGCGGGAGTGGGTCGGCCTCGAGAACTATCAGTACATCCTCGGCTGGGACACGTTCTGGACCTCGGTCAGAGCGACGCTCATCTTCGGACTGGTCACGTTCTTCCAGTTGGCGATTGCGCTGGTCGCCGCCGTCGCGGTGAAACACGCTCGCTTCCGCGACTACATCAGCGCGCTGTTCGTCATCCCGTACACGATTCCGGGCTTGGTGTCCGGGACGCTCTGGGTGTTCATCCTGCACCCTGACCTCGGTCCGATCCTGCCGCTGCTCGTGGATCTCGGGATCCTCGACCAGACGATTTACTGGGGCACGCAAGGCAACACCGCGATGGCCGTAATCATGTTCGCGGCGACCTGGGCGTACTGGCCGCTCGTGTTCATCATCCTCACGGCGTCGCTGGACGGAATTCCCGAAGAGCAGTACGAGACCGCACGCGTCTACGGCGCGAGCAAGGTCCAGGCGTTCTTCCACATCACGCTCCCGCAACTGAAGGGTGCGATTCTCGTCGCCGTCAGCCTGCGAACTATCTACAACCTCACCAAAGTCAGCCAACCGCTCCAGATCACGGGCGGCGGACCCGGCTTCGATACGTCCGTGCTCGGGATTCTCGTCTACCGATTCACCGAGGGCTCACAGCGCTTCGGACTCGCGATGAGCGTCGGCGTGGTTCTGGTGCTCCTGACGATGCTCTTCGTCGTCCCCTACATTAGATCGTTCGAGCGCAACGCCGATACCGGAGGTATGACATGAGACTGAGCATCGACGCCATCAGCGGCTCGCGGTCGGGGCTGCAACTCGAAGACGTCGTCTTCAAGGCCGCGGTGTACGGCGTCATCCTCGCGCTGGTGCTGCTGATCGTGATACCGCTGTTGGTCGTCGTGTCGGTCGCGTTCACGCCGACCAGCGAACTGTTCTCGAATCCGTCCGCGTGGTTCCCGGAGAACCCCACGCTGGAGTGGTGGTCGATCGGATTCGCCGAACTGCAGGAGGGACTCCTCCACAGCCTCGTCATCTCCGTCGGAACCGCGCTCATCGCGCTGGTCATCACGATTCCGGGCGCGTACGTGTTCGGTCGCAAGGAGTTCGTCGGCAAGCAGTTCGTGTTCTACGCGATCATTCTCTCGCTGCTGTTCCCCTCTATCGTGCTCGTCGTTCCGATTACGGCGCGGTGGCTCCAGTGGGGTCTCTACGACTCCTATATCGGTCTCTGGATCGCGTTCCAGATCTTCATCACCCCCTTCGCGATATGGATTCTTCGCGATTACTTCAGCAAGCTCCCCGAGAACTTAGAGGAGGCGGCGCAGGTGTACGGCTGTACCGAGTTCGGTGCGTTCGTCCGAGTCATCCTCCCCATCGCGAAACCTGCGCTCATCGCCGTCGGGTTCCTCGCGTTCCTCAACGGCTGGAACGAGTTCCTGTTCGCCAACCTGCTCACCACGAGCAGCGGGGTCCAACCCGCGATCGTACAACTGTATGCGACCCTGCATTCCGGGCAGGGCGAGAGCATTCCGTGGTCGATGCTGATGGCGCAGGCGCTCATCATCGGGACGCCGCCCGCGATCCTCTACTTCGTCGCGCAGAAGGGACTCAGGGGGGCGTTCGGCCCGTGAACGCCACCTTGTTCGGCCGTCTCCCGAGGCATCACGAGGCGAGCGATTCCGAACGCACGGCCGATCGGAGCGAACGCCACGGACGAAACGCTTATTCGTGTGCTTCGAGACCGATTAGCATGGAGAGATACGTATGAACGAGGTCGTCAGCGACGAATCCGAGCGGAAGGTACGGGACGACACCGGTCGAGCCAGCGAGCCGGTTATCCGAATCACCGACCTCCGCAAGACGTTCGACAACGGTTCGATCGTCGCGTGCGAAGACGTGAACCTCTCGATCAATAACGAGGACTTCGTCGTGCTCCTCGGCCCCTCGGGCTGTGGGAAGACGACGACGCTGCGGTGTATCTCCGGGCTCGAACTCCCCGACAGCGGCGAAGTCATCATCGACGGGATCGACATGACCGGCGTCAAGCCGAAAGACCGGAACCTCGCGTTCGTCTTCCAGAGCGTCGCGCTGTTTCCCCACAAGAGCGTCCGGGGGAACCTCCAGTTCGGTCTCGACATGTCCACGAAGCTCTCGAAAGCCGAGAAGAAAGAGCGCGTCGAGGATATCGCGAAGATGCTGGGCATCGAGGACAAACTCGACCAGAAGCCGAGTTCGCTCTCGGGCGGCCAACAGCAGCGCGTGAGCCTTGGACGGGCGATGGTCATGGAGCCGGCGGCGTTCCTGCTCGACGAACCGTTCTCGGCGCTCGACGCGAAGCTCCGAAAGCGGATGCAGACGGAGATCAAAGAGCTCCAAGGGCGTCTCGAAACGCCGATGGTGTTCGTCACGCACGACCAGGAGGAGGCGATGGCGATCGGCGACAGGATCGTCATCATGGACGGCGGAATCATCCAACAGATCGGCTCCCCGTACGAGGTGTTCAACGAACCGGTGAACCAGTTCGTCGCGGAGTTCATCGGCTCTCCCTCGGTCAACGCCATCGAGAGTCGCCTCTCGCGGTCGCCCGACGGGTTCGTCCTCGAAAACGACCTGTTCTCGCTCCCGCTCGACGCCGAACTCCCCGCCGCTCTCACCGACGGCGAGCCGGTGACGTTCGCCATTCGACCGCAGTATATCCACGTCGCACAGCCCGGCGAAGAACTGTTCTCCGGAACCGTCAAACTCGTCGAGCCGCAGGGCGACCGGGATACGATCTATCTCGACGTGGAGGGGCGCGAGATTCGAGCGGTCGTGCCGCAGAACACGGTTACGCCGGAGCAAGAAGCGCTCTCCCTGACGATCGAACAGGACAAGTTCTGGATATTCGACGAGTCGGGAGGCCGACTTCACTGAGCGTCGATGCTCGGAGACGTCGGCGCGAGGTCTCTCGAACGAGCCGTTGGGCCGTTCTCTTCCGTCTTCTGAGAAAGGGGGCTTAGCACCTCGATGCAGCTACATACAGTAACCCTGTCCCGTAGGTGTACTTGTATTCGTGCCACGTATCGCCCGGTGGAATCAAGTAGGTGTGTTAGTGGCGTATATACAAGCGAATTGGGACGGAGAGGCAGTTCAGAGAGGAGTATAAACACACAATCAACTATCAAGAATCATCGCGAAAAATTCGGCTGTCGGGAGACGAACCGATGGGTAGGAGCCGGCGACGCCGCTCCTCACGGCTTCGATACCACGTCGGATTCCTCCTCAGACAGGATTCGCGGTCGACTGCGTTCGGGTGGGAGGGTACTCGCACAGGCTTTCTCGGCGCTCCGCGCAGAAGTTACGCAGTGTCGCCTGACGGGCGAACCTGGTCGTCGCCTGCTGACCGTCGCCGCAGCACTCGGTAGCCACCTCAGACGTAGCCGGCGTCGACTTTTATCGGACGCCCGGTCACGTACGACGCGTCGTCGCTGGCGAGGAACGCGACGCACGCGGCGACCTCTTCGGGTTCGCCCCATCGGTTGAACGCCGTCCGCATCGGGGCTTGCTCTCGCATCTCGTCGCTGAACCACGTCCGGGTCATCTGCGTGTCGATGAGTCCCGGACAGATCGCGTTGATCCGGATCCCGTACTCGCCGAGTTCCGGAGCGACCGACTCGGTGAAGTGAAGAACGGCCGCCTTCGTCATCCCGTACGTCGTGATGTTCGAGGGAAGCCATCCCGCCATCGAAGAGGTGTTGACGATGGACCCGCTCCCCTGTTGTTCCATGATGGGAAACACGGCGTGACAGCCGTTCCAGACGCCTTTGACGTTCACGTCGATCAGTTGGTCGACGTGATCCGGTTCCGTCTCGGTGAATCCCTGCATCTCTCCGATGCCCGCGTTGTTGAACAACACGTCGACGCTTCCCAGTTCGTCGTCGGCTTCCGCCAACGCGGCGTCGAACTCGTCTACGTCCCGCACGTCGAGTTCTCGGAAGTACGCGTTTCCGCTCGCGTCCTCGTTTTCCTCGTTGATCTGTCGAACCGTCTCCTCGCCGCCGTCGACGTCGACGTCGGTGACGTACACGTCCGTCCCTTCCTCGGCGAGTCGGTGCGACGACGCTCGACCGATACCCGATGCTCCTCCGGTTACGACCGCTGACTTGCCGTCCAATCCGCGCATACAGTGTTCGTGTCGTTAGACTGGGATAAAAACCTATGCTATAGAATATGATGGATCACGCTCAGGTCTGTCTGGGTGCTTTCGACATCTACTGCTCGTTACAGGTAGTAACCAATAATTTCTATAACTACCTTTTCGTTCATACAATAGATTTTTATTTACGTACCGTGATATCTATGTGGCTTGCTACCAAACACGAGCCGTGAAGCGGCCGGTTAGACACTTCACTACTAGTATTGTAACGGTTTGCGTCCCTATCTGTAGGTAAAAATTATATAGGATCCCGTCCGAACCGCGTGTGTACCAATGCAAGTAGCGAAGCTATACGGCACGGAAGACATCAGGGTGATCCGAGAGGACGAACCGAGGCTCGAACCCGGGACCGTTCGAGTGGATATCTCGTACACGGGCGTCTGTGGCTCGGACGTCCACGAGTACAAGATCGGACCGGTGCCGATTCGCGCGGAGGATTCGAACCACGAGATTCCCGAGTCCGAGTGGGACGAGTATCTCCCGAAACCGATGGGCCACGAGATAGCCGGGGTCGTCTCGGAAGTTGGCGAGGGGGTGGACGGCGTCTCCGTCGGAGACGAAGTGGCACTGAACGTCCTCCTCTCCTGCGGGGAGTGCCGATACTGCGAAGTCGGGAAACCGCAACTCTGTACGGCGTTCGACGGAACCGCCGTCGGAAGTCCGGGGTTCGCCGACAACATGGTCGTCCCCGCGGCGGCGACGGTTCCGGTTCCGGACGGCGTCTCGATTCGTCACGCCGCGCTTGCCGAACCGCTGAGCGTGTCGGTGCACGCTGTGAGACGCTCTCGAATGCGGGTCGGCGACACCGTCGCCGTCTTCGGAGCGGGACCCATCGGACTCGGTATCGTCGACGCGGCACAGAGCGCGGGCGCCGACCGGATACTCGTGAGCGAACCGCGCGACGCGCGCCGGGATATCGCGAGCGAACTCGGTGCGGACGTCGTCGTCGACCCCCGGGAGGAAGACCCGACGGCGCGGTTCAAGGCTGAGACGGAGGGCGGCGTCGACGTCGGATTCGAGGCGGCGGGTATCAGCGAGACGCTCACGCAGACGCTTCGCTCGACGAAGTACGACGGTACCGCGGTCGTCGTGAGCGTCTTCGAGGACGACGCGCAGTTCCACCCGAACGACATCATGCAGGCGGAGCGAACCGTCGTCGGATCGTTCGGCTACACCGACGAGTTCCCGATCACGCTCCGGATGATGGCTGACGGACGACTGAACCCGGAGGCGTTCGTCACCGGGACGGTCGAACTCGAGGACGTCGACAGCGCCTTCCGGCAACTCGTCGATCCCGACAGCGAACACGTCAAGATACTCGTGGAACCGTAACGGGGTCGACGCTCGCGGCGTGGGCGTTCGGAGCACGGACGGAGAACGGAGGCACAACGGGCCACACGAGCCCTCGTCCACCGCGCGGGAACCGCGCTCGGGAGAGGTGAGTCCGGATCAGAACACCGACTCGATGCCGGCTTTGATACGGTCGGCGCTCGGGAGCACCTCCTGCTCTAACACCGGACTCACCGGGATCGGAACGTCCTTCACGCCGATGGTCTTCGGCGGCGCGTCGAGGCTGAAGAAGTTGTTCTCGACGATTTCGTTGGCGATGTGCCCCTGCGTTCCGTAGCGTTCGACCGTCTCGTCGACGACGACGAGTCGTCCCGTCTTCTCGACGCTCTCGGCGATGGTGTCGGTGTCGAGCGGTGCGAACGTCCGCGGACTGACGAGTTCCACGCTCACGTCGAGGTCGGCCGCCGCCTCCCTGGCCCGGTGGAACATCAACTGCGTCGCCACGACGGTGACGTCGTCTCCCTCCTGTTCGACCGCCGCCTCACCGAGCGGTAGCGTGTACTCCTCTTCGGGAACTTCGCCCTTCGCCTCGGTGAGCATCTTGTGGGGGAGGAAGAACACGGGGTTGTCGTCGCGGATGGCGCTCTTGAACAGCCCTTTCGCGTCGTACGGCGTCGTCGCGGTGACGACGACCCACCCGGGGACGTTGCCGATCCACGAGTGGACCGATTGGGAGTGTTGCGCGCCGGCGCCGACGCCGGCCCCCGAGGGGGCGAATATCGTCAGCGGCGCTTTGAGGTCCCCGCCGCTCACGTACGGCTGTTTCGGGATTTGATTGAACATCTCGTCGCCGGCCGTGGCGGCGAAGTCGGCGAACTGCAGTTCTGCGACCGGTCGAATCCCGCCGACGGCGGCTCCGAGCGCCATCCCGGCGATTCCGATCTCCGACAGCGGGGTGTTCCTGACGCGGTCCCGCCCGTGGGTCTCCCACAGACCGGCCGTCTCGCCGAAGTTGCCGCCGAACTCCTGGACGTCCTCGCCGAAGAGGATGACGTCTTCGTCCCGTTCCATCTCCTCGCTGATCGCCTCCGCGATCGCCTCGATGTATGTTATCTCTCTCGTCATCGGTTACTCCTCCTGTCCGTACAGCGGCAGCCGGTACACGTTCTTGTAGGCGTCCTCGGGTTTCGGGTCGTCGCTGTTCTTGGCGAAGTCGACGGATTCTTCGACCTCTTCGCGGATCGTTTCGAGTCTGTCTTCGATCTCCTGTTCGGTGACGACGCCGCTCTCGAGCAGCCGTTCTCGGTGGTTCTTCACCGGGTCCTTCTCCTCTTTCGCGACTTCGAGTTCCTCCGGGTCCCTGTACGACTCTTTGTCACCCTCGAAGTGCGGGCCGAGTCGCACCACGTTGCACTCGATGACCGACGGTCCGTCCCCGTTTCGCGCCCGCTCTATCGCCCCGGAGACCGACTCGTAGACCGCCTCCACGTCGCTGCCGTCGATGCTCTCGTTGTGCATCTTGTGCGGGATGCCGTAGTCGGAGAGGTGATCCGGTGCGAGGTCCGAAGAGGGCGTGGAGATGGCCCACTGGTTGTTCTCGATGACGAACACGACCGGTAGGTTCCAGTACGCTGCGAACACCAACGCCGTGTGGAACGAACCCCGACTCGTCCCGCCGTCGCCGATGGTCGTCACGGCGACGTTGTCCGTTCCTTTCACGTCCTCGGCAAGGGCGAGTCCGACCGCCGGGTTCTGGCCGGAACCGATGGTGGCCGCGTGGCCGTACAGCTTCCGTTCGACGTTGGAGACGTGCATCTGCCCGCCGTATCCCTTGTTCGACCCGGTCGATTTCCCGTACAGTTCGGCCATGATTTCACCGAGGGGGACGCCCTTCGCGACGTACTGACCGACGAGTCTGGCGCCGCCGACGGCCAACCAGTCGTCGTCCCCCATCGCCAACCCCATGCCGGCGTGGTTCCCCTCGTGTCCGCGGTCCAAGTGGACGAATCCCGGAAGGTCGCCCGCTTGGAAGCGCGATTTGATCTCGTCTTCGAACTCCTGAATCCGGAGCATCTCCCAGAGGAGTTCCTTCGAGGTATCTTCGTCAACTGTCATTATCTACCACGCACGAATCTCCACCGTGACTAACTATAAAACTATCCCAGCGAACGACTCCATAACCGGGTTGTACCCTTCGGTGAAGCAAGCGTCTGCGCTTGACACCGAAAAGAGGAGAACGTTTATCACGATAGATTGTCACATGGTGGTATGGATCTCGTTAGCAATAGTGCCATCGTGACGGGGGGTGCGCGAGGTATCGGCCGCGGCGTCGCCGAGGCGTTCGCGGAGCACGGCGCGTCGGTCGTCCTCGCCGATATCGACGAGGAGGCGGCCGAAGAGACCGCGGCGGAGATAACCGAGTCGTTCGAGGGCGAAGCGGTCGCCGTCCAGTGCGACGTGACGGACGCCGACAGCGTCGAGGCGACGGTCGACGCGACCGTCGAACGATTCGGGGACGTCGGAATCTTGGTGAACAACGCGGGTGCGGCGGAACTCGCGCGCACCTGGGAGATGTCCGAATCCGAGTGGCGGCGGACGATAGACGTCTGTCTCAACGGCCCGTTCCTCTGTACGAAGGCGGCGCTCGGCCACATGCTGGAAGGAGATGACCACGGAGACGGCAGGGGCGCAATCGTCAACGTCAGTTCCCTCAACTACCTCGCCGCGACCGACGGACTCCCTCACTACTCCGCGGCGAAGGCGGGCCTCAGCCAGTTCACCAAGGTGGTCGCCGCCGAGGCCGGCCGGCACGGAATCCGCGTCAACGCCGTCGCCCCCGGATCCACGCGGACGCCGATGACCGAGGGGAACGGACTGCTGGAGGGGCGGATGGGCGAGGAGTTCGTGGAACGGACCCCGCTGGGTCGCATCGGCGAACCCGAGGACGTGGCGAAGGTGGTCACGTTCCTCGCGTCGGACCAGGCGCAGTGGGTCACCGGCGAGACGATCTGCGTCGACGGCGGCCAGCACATCCGGGGGCTTCACAGCTACTGGGATACGCTGGAAGAGATGGGTCTCTTCGAGGAGTGAGGTCGGAACGCGGCCCCACGCACGCAAGGCTTTTCTGAAGTGCGAGTGACTCACAGTCGCATGGAGACAGAGCTGTTAGTCGTCGGTGGCGGTCCCGCGGGGTACACCGCCGCCATACGCGGGGCACAGCGCGGGCTCGACGTCGCCCTCGTCGAGGACGGACTGATCGGCGGGACCTGCCTCAATCACGGCTGCATCCCGTCGAAGGCGCTTCTCTCGGGGACCGGGACCGTCCACGAGATGGAGACGGCCTCGGAGATGGGCATCTACGTCGAGCCCTACGTCGACCTCGGCGAGATGGTGGCGTGGAAGGACGGGGTCGTCGACCGACTCACGGACGGCGTCGCCGCGCTGTGCCGGCAGAACGGCGTCGAACTCGTCGACGGGTTCGCTCGCTTCGTCGACGAGCGCACGGTCGCCGTCGACGACGGGCGGGAGATCGAGTTCGAGAACGCGGTTCTCGCGACCGGGAGCCGACCGATCACGCTTCCGGGGTTCGGATTCGACGCCGACCCCATTTGGGACTCCCGGCGAGCGCTCGCCGCCGAACGGGCGCCGCCGCGACTGCTCGTCGTGGGTGCGGGCTACATCGGCATGGAGCTCTCGACGATATTCGCGAGACTGGGTTCGGACGTGACGGTCGTCGAGATGCTCGAGGAACCGCTTCCCCAGTATGAGTCGGACCTCACCGACCCGGTGCTCGAATCGGTGGCCGAACTCGGGGTAGACATCAACTTCGGGGAGGCGGCCACGAACTGGCACGAGGACGGTCGCGACGTCGTTGTGACGACGGAGACGGAGGACGGAGAAGAGTCGACGTACTCCGTCGAC
This genomic stretch from Halogeometricum sp. S1BR25-6 harbors:
- a CDS encoding Ldh family oxidoreductase produces the protein MTRADTLRFEPEVLEQFAENLLGAAGLTAPHCETVAKALVRADLRGVDSHGVARLEPYVEHLEAGGYNPDPEITLDQRGPSALVVDADHGPGQSAGTETMRRLIEMAAETGVAVGVVRHSNHFGTAAYYTEMAAEHGCIGFAMTNVPAQVIPFGGKQPYLGTNPISVSVPSPLEYPITLDMATSVVAMGKIDHVAAEKGESVPEEWGVDAEGNPTTDPNQITALRPLGGPKGYCLGVIVDLLSGVLSGANISADVGSLYDEYDQSMDLGHFYLAIDVARFRELDAFLKHVGRFIEGLKAVETEDGVEEVMLPGEIESKALIANRERGVPVNGSVFEKLTAIGAEYGIEAPSTLG
- a CDS encoding carbohydrate ABC transporter permease; the protein is MRLSIDAISGSRSGLQLEDVVFKAAVYGVILALVLLIVIPLLVVVSVAFTPTSELFSNPSAWFPENPTLEWWSIGFAELQEGLLHSLVISVGTALIALVITIPGAYVFGRKEFVGKQFVFYAIILSLLFPSIVLVVPITARWLQWGLYDSYIGLWIAFQIFITPFAIWILRDYFSKLPENLEEAAQVYGCTEFGAFVRVILPIAKPALIAVGFLAFLNGWNEFLFANLLTTSSGVQPAIVQLYATLHSGQGESIPWSMLMAQALIIGTPPAILYFVAQKGLRGAFGP
- a CDS encoding carbohydrate ABC transporter permease, producing MSTVRVKLDVARERLDHTRAAFSRDWLTYSMLAPVLLIMGVLVWGSLLDGIWMSFHSFDFLGRREWVGLENYQYILGWDTFWTSVRATLIFGLVTFFQLAIALVAAVAVKHARFRDYISALFVIPYTIPGLVSGTLWVFILHPDLGPILPLLVDLGILDQTIYWGTQGNTAMAVIMFAATWAYWPLVFIILTASLDGIPEEQYETARVYGASKVQAFFHITLPQLKGAILVAVSLRTIYNLTKVSQPLQITGGGPGFDTSVLGILVYRFTEGSQRFGLAMSVGVVLVLLTMLFVVPYIRSFERNADTGGMT
- a CDS encoding SDR family NAD(P)-dependent oxidoreductase; this translates as MRGLDGKSAVVTGGASGIGRASSHRLAEEGTDVYVTDVDVDGGEETVRQINEENEDASGNAYFRELDVRDVDEFDAALAEADDELGSVDVLFNNAGIGEMQGFTETEPDHVDQLIDVNVKGVWNGCHAVFPIMEQQGSGSIVNTSSMAGWLPSNITTYGMTKAAVLHFTESVAPELGEYGIRINAICPGLIDTQMTRTWFSDEMREQAPMRTAFNRWGEPEEVAACVAFLASDDASYVTGRPIKVDAGYV
- a CDS encoding ABC transporter ATP-binding protein; this translates as MNEVVSDESERKVRDDTGRASEPVIRITDLRKTFDNGSIVACEDVNLSINNEDFVVLLGPSGCGKTTTLRCISGLELPDSGEVIIDGIDMTGVKPKDRNLAFVFQSVALFPHKSVRGNLQFGLDMSTKLSKAEKKERVEDIAKMLGIEDKLDQKPSSLSGGQQQRVSLGRAMVMEPAAFLLDEPFSALDAKLRKRMQTEIKELQGRLETPMVFVTHDQEEAMAIGDRIVIMDGGIIQQIGSPYEVFNEPVNQFVAEFIGSPSVNAIESRLSRSPDGFVLENDLFSLPLDAELPAALTDGEPVTFAIRPQYIHVAQPGEELFSGTVKLVEPQGDRDTIYLDVEGREIRAVVPQNTVTPEQEALSLTIEQDKFWIFDESGGRLH
- a CDS encoding SDR family NAD(P)-dependent oxidoreductase, with amino-acid sequence MPDYPPVTVRGKTAVVIGGTSGIGEAIALAFAEDGANVVATSRTDSAVAETARKIESYGARTLEQSCDLTDRDSIEALCEAVLAEFGDVDVLVNSGAAAARKPFLDLEDAEWDHVLDVLLTGVFRSCQVFAREMTEGSIINISSMSADLARARLMPYCTAKSGINALTRCAARELAPDVRVNAIAPGFVMTPLTEEAYGEGTALRAGIDERALTGRVARREEIVGSAVYLASDAASYTTGEVLFVDGGFTRNAL
- a CDS encoding ABC transporter substrate-binding protein gives rise to the protein MTQDSTSNGSGGNVRRRRFLQGAGASSVALIAGCAGSGDGGDTGNGNTDGGDTETDGGGSGGTTTGSTGPKYEGLTIRYWNRFHNNSGRASESIKNAISRFEDETGATVEVNYSAGDPGQRWLTLAREGERPHIMDQVSGFVGPFVELGIAKPFPEYRDLFSDELLDRTSWLMDPLGEQAYGGYDGIAHEFKFSSEPPRLFLARRDHLEAAGLDPESDFPPTDFEDSVRIAEALQADGPGKYGWQIYGSSGDVTDTCTEDWPVAQAGQEGKILNQDWTDTQIDGEPIKTTYENFVSLHVEHELSSPGTVSMSDEDGTQLLIRGEASMTQVPAATYADLLANAEDQVMNGDFVFGPAWKGESGSRGITGGDGVVFINPPDGADEAQWDRAHEAAADLLENYLYHSMEFQRTMFSTIGGANIRDDVTPEDIRAAVDDPAGYDQTQIIEATNTCITDQEGYYIQEAAPFFGQIQGEIMPGYIQQALQGQITASEALDRAAQEARDQFF